Within Anopheles ziemanni chromosome 2, idAnoZiCoDA_A2_x.2, whole genome shotgun sequence, the genomic segment tatgaaaatatataaattgtTTAGCAAACGATAAATGGTAACCTCCTTAGTTTAGGATGCTGTTTTGTCAAGGGTTGATCGTGCTGATACAACATCGTCTTGTCCAGTAGTGCACCATGGAGAAAACCACCCCAAAACTAGTGATATTATTCAGTGGAAAACGAAAGTGTGGTAAAGATTTCCTTTCCGAAGCGTTGCTCAAGAAGCTCGGCACGGACCGCGCCCAAATTATCCGCATTTCGGAACCGATCAAGCGACACTGGGCTGAATCGATGGGACTCGATCTTGCGGAGCTTCTTAGCGACAGTGCGTACAAAGAGCACTATCGGAAGCAGATGATCGAATGGAGTGAAAATCGGCGACGGGAGGATTACGGTGTATTCTGTCGAGCGGCCTGTAGCACCATTGACCGGGACATCTGCATCGTTAGCGATGTCCGGCGGAGGACGGACATAAGGTTCTTTTTGGAGACATTCGGCCCGGAACGTCTGCGTACGGTGCGGATCGAGACGAGCCAGGACGTTCGTGTCAGTCGAGGGTGGCGATTCGAATCCGGAATTGACGACGTGCAGTCAGAATGCGATCTGGATGAGTACGATCGGTGGGATTTGCGGCTGCTGAATGATGGCGTTGCCGGGGTCGATGAAATGTTGCAGCGGTTGTATTCAATTGTCGAAGGAATAGGTTCCCCAACGTAGGGATTCACGAGCGGAAGGTGTTTTCCAAATACTTACCAATTAAGAGGGCACAAAGTTAAAAGCAGCTTACActaacttatttattttaattatggGTGATATGGTTAAAGAAACTTTCCAATAAAAGAACAATCGATTTCATTTGAAAGAGCTATACCTagcgatttattttatttcgtacgAGAAATAAGAAATGTTGCCAAACGACATACGATTACGATTACGCGATGTAATGGTTTTGCTTAGTAATGTTTCTTCTTTGCATAGGGAGTAAATGCTTATGCTTTATCCTAAAGTAGTATGTGATATAAACTGTTGCACGAATTTTGCCGCGTAGCCTTATTATATCTGCTGTTCAGCAAACACTCCTGATACACTTTTGCTATCGATTGCCCCCTACAAATAAATGCGAACGAATGGAAAGCGAAACGCACACACGATTCCACGTGGatgcaataaattaaatgatgcCGTTTAGTATCATCCGACGAAAGCAGCACTCTGaggtttgaaggtgcacagaGGTCCccagagagggagggagaagtcaattattcatttttggattgcATTGCATTGCGAGTTCGGGTGTCTTTTCAATGCATCAACTGTTCCTGCTTGTACACGGCATGGTAAGCGTTGCGGATAAGCGCATACGGGAAGCAGGACTCCAGCAGGTCCATCGTGAGGAACGGTGACTCCTGGACGATCTGCTCCAGCAGCAGGTAGATCGATTCGCGGTTCTTGATAGCCTCCTTGTCCGATTCCTGCCCGAGGCGCAGCAGCGACGAGCTGGCGAGGGCCAGGAACTCCTTCATCCGATCCTCGATGTCGTTCTGGCCGCAGATGGTGAACATCGCACCAAAGATGTTGTTGATCGCCACGGCCATGCAGTGGGTGTTGTTCGTGTGCGCCTCCAGCGACGCCCGGTAGAAggagttttcgtttttggcCAACTTGGGAATGCTCACGGCGACGAACACCATCAGCAGGCAGATGCTCGGATGGTCCGTGTCGTCCGGTTCCGGTTTCTGCGCCTTCAGCGCGTTCGAGAGGGCCGGGTCCACTTTGCACTTCAGCCCGGCGGCCGACGCCATCTCGGAGACGGTCTTGAGCGGATCGCCACCGGGGACGTGCTCCTGGAAGTCCTTGATCGAGGAGAGAAGGAAGGGAACGCGCTGCTCTAGCACGTCGACCAGCGCCTCCTGGGCCAGCTGGCGGAAGCTCAAGATCACCCCGATGATCGTCATACGCTGGAGCAGATTGTCCACCTGCTGCAGCCGCTTGAACTGTTCCTTCATAATCTCCGGCTTGTCGAAGTTGCTGCGGAGAATCATCAGCACCTCCTTGTTCTGCACGACCAGACGCTTCAGCTCCTGCACCTGATTCGCGATATGCCACATGAGCGATTCGTtcagcagcttgatgccgtaCGGTCCGATCAGTTCCGCCAGTGCGCGCAGCTCGTTGAAGTCGGAGAACTCCTCCGGATTGAATGGAATGTAGCCCTCGGGGGTGATCGACACGAACGCTTTCTGGTTGAGCGAGAACACAATGTTGCCGCCGCTCACCTTGCGCAGCAGCGCGTCCGAGTACCAGGTGTTGTAGAGGGCGGCAATCGTCTTTTCGCCGTGGCTATCCTGCGGCTGTGTCTGTTGCAGCAGACAATTGTTGAAGACGCGCGTTATGTCGATGTGCACGTAGTTCTCGACCGTTTGCAGCACGTTCATGTAGGCGCGTACCGAGGCGAGCAGCTCGGACGGTTTGGCAATTTCGGACGTGTCCGCACTGTACATGACCATCCCGACGAGGGCCCGCGAAAAGCGGGTCTCCAGATGCTGGCAGAGGTACTCGCGCGGGGCAAACGCGTACTCCCACACGTTGACCGTGGGGCAGTAGTTGATGGCGTAGCAAAGCTCCGTCAGCGCCATATGCAGCTTGTCCATGGTCGTTAGCAGCTCGCGCGTCTTCCGGTAGCTCTCGTCACCCGGCCGCCGGATGTCATCCATGTGCTTGTTCTTGTTCTTATCCTTCTTCTTGCGATTCGCGGCCGCCGAGAGGATCTTTGCGCAGTGCTTCGGAAGCAGCGCGTCCGCCATCATGCACTGCTCGTCGCAAATCGTCGTGATAATGTTCTTCGCCTCTTTGGCCATCTCGTCCAGAAACATGTTCACCACCGAGAGCGAACGTTCGCGAATGTGGTGCCGCTCCTCGGGGCACATCTCGTGCGTGCAGTTCTGGAAGTGGCTGCAGATCAGCGGAAACGCAATGATGTACCGGTTCTGGGCCGGGAACTCCAGGCACATGTGGAACTGGTCCTCGAACATTTTGTTGTAGAAGCAGAAGATCGACAGATCGGACGTTTCCACCAGCGACTCGTCCAGGTAGTCGACCATCTTCGTGTGGAACACCATCGAGTCGAGCAGGCGGGCCAGATCGGGATAGTCGGTGATGCGGATCGACGACTTGGCGCTCATGAACGTCTGCAGGCGGAACCAGTCGAGCCGGAAGGCGCGAAAATCGAACACCTCGTTGTCTTCGACCTGCTTCACCGACAGGCTGGTGACCGTCTTGTAGAGGGCCGTTAGGATGACGCTTTCGTCCTCCGGACACATCTGCACCTGCTGCATCTTGTAGCTCAGATCGATCGCGTCGTACCCGGACAGATACTGGACGTAGTAGCGTTGCATCACCTGGCTGTACTTACGCACCAACGCCCGCAGCTCTTCCATGTGGAACAGCAACTCGGGGAGATGGCGATCGACGAGGTCTTCGGTCGATTTCCCCTTGCTCTTCACCACCGGCGGGTTGTCGTTGTGGCGCAGCAGCCAGAGGATCTCGTCCCGCGCGTAGCACAACCCAATGAACACGAGCAGCGCCTTCGGTCCCAGCAGGCCCGGCTGGTCGGTCATGATCAGCGCCAGTTCCTTCAGCGCCGTGCGCAAAAACTTACGTCGCTCACGGTGCAGCAGGGCCGCCTTCTGGATGGCCTGGTTGTAGCACTCTTTCACCTCCGAGATGCGCTTCCCGTAGCCCTTCAGGCCCTCGAAGTTGCTCTGGATGTACTGGTGAATGTAGATGACCTCGTCGCGGAATAGGGCCACCACCCAGCTCGAGTCTAACGCCGATATCCACATATTATTCACCAGTCCCTGCTGCCCAAGCGCCTGATGGTGAAGCATCAACCCAAAGATCACCCAACGGTCGAGCGTCTCGAGCGAAATGTACTCGCACGACATGGTGTCCGTTTTGGTGGCCTTCAGCAGCATCGCCGGCGTACCGATGAGGCTGAGCACCTGCAGCTCGCGCCACTTTTCCGCACTCAGGTTACGCATCGAGTAGATCTTCGTGAGCGAGTTGATCGCGCTCGACAGCAGCTTCTGATGAGGGATGAACTCCTCGGCCAGCTTCTTCACCGGCATGTCGTAGTCGATGATCATCTGACCGAGGCGTGGGAACGCCTGGTCGCTTTGGCTGTGCTGCATCTCGTAGGCCGCATTGAACAGCCCCAGGACGGCCTTGCGGTCCTCCACGCGGGAAAGCAGGATCATCAGCGACACGTACGTCGTCACCAGATCGAGATAGTTCTTCGTCAGCTCGAAGTTGAGCGTAATGTCCAGATGGATCTGGAGTGCGTCCATCGTGGTGAGAATTTCGCACACATTGTCCTTAAAGTCGAGCAGATCGACAAACGTGTAGTAGTAAAGCGAAAGCGACTTGATGATCTCGGTCTTAATGCTCGCGATCGCCGCCAGCCCCTTGACGTCGATGTTCGGGAAGCGCTTGACGATGAACTTGATCGACGATTCGAGCGACTTCTCCGACAGGAAGCCCGGCTTCGATTTGGTATCCCCGCATGCCTTTTTAATGTTGTAGATGCGCGTCAGGATACCGACCCCGCGGTCGTTCAGGATGATCAGCTTCTCAGCGATCTTTTGCTGGCTCGGGTTTAGCTGGCGTGCCATTGTTGTTGTGACGGTGTTTGTTCGTCTCTCTCGCACTTCACCTCCACTCAGCTAGCGCATCTCTGCACCGGATGTTTTCAAATGCAGGCACGGGGTTGAGGTTTCCCTTCCGCGTCCCGTTCGTTGTTTAGAGCTGCAAAAGAGAAACAACAGAAACGGTGATAAAACCATTGAAGCCTCGTAGCGATGCAAGCGGTAGAATGTTAATCAACGGAAGCGGCCGTTCGGCTAAACTAGATAATCAGCGGAGCGGGACGCACGAATATTGAATCAGCCGTATCCGCTACATTCTTCGTGAGCCACGAAAACAACTGAACAAAAATGCATAAACTACACCTCTTCTCCCACACCTCCCTTGTTTGCCCAACGAATCAATGTATGACACATATAAAAGGGCGAGTCCACCGCAAACGGAAAACTGTCTGTACACCAATAGATAGCGTAACCCGAACATGGAAAATAACTGGAACGTGTAAATCTTCCTTTCCACTAACGATTCCACTCACTTTTCGGTAGTTTTGCAGGATAGATCGAGtatattttcaataattcGAAGAGACGAGAAGCGACTAGCGATGcttattttacttttgacGTTTACTTCTGACGTCTGTCGAATCTAGCCAACATGGTACAGATACCTTGGGATAGGTaatttctgctgaaataacaaatttgttaataactttatgATCGCTTAACCGATTGAAACatgtgacccctcaaatgaaaattcTTTTCAGGACACACAACTTGTGCTACAAAAGATTTTTCTGTCTTtaattgtgtggaaaagagacAGGACTCTATCGGGAACAAGGTTGATAAACCTCGATAATTGAAActcaaaaattggcaatttATTAATAACTATTGATTCATTTAACCAATTTTCACGATTGATCCCTTAAATGAAAgatcattaaaaatgaaatgaaatgaaacgaactTGATTTTTCCGTAGTTCTTAGTTTTCAATTATGCTAGAAAGAGGCATAATTAAAACTACAGTAAAAATTATGCGatgtttttgtgtttaataCGCTGCTATAAATACTTTGCTATAAAAATGCATCGTGTGGTGCACCGACAtctgttggaaaatatttatctttGTTCTCACGTGGATTGgtattaaaatacaaaatcaaaaactatttacaaaatttttcttttcttcattgcCTCATAAAGGTCCGGTTCATTGTATTAAGTCAAAGGTCCGGTACCTGACTAACTCACTAAAGTGGTGAAAAAAGCAAATCGATTGCTACAGTGAAGTTATAAAGTAAAGAGCAACGTAAACAATAAATATGCAAATGAGTTATTTGCTACCTTTTGTATAATTTCAGAAAACTAGCCTGCCAAATTTtgaactgttttaaaatttatttctcttgttcaaaaaaaaaaaaaaaaaatcagaggTTAAAGAGTTGTCTTTGGAAAGAACATTGCTATCGTTTGAAAGATCTTTTACTGACTCCACTTAGCTTTCATCAAATTTCTCCACAACCGAATTCTAAAAGAGTcgaaaattgaattcaaattcGGATTAGACTCATCATCGACGTCATTATCATATCGCACCAAGAGGAAAAG encodes:
- the LOC131288020 gene encoding phosphomevalonate kinase; translation: MEKTTPKLVILFSGKRKCGKDFLSEALLKKLGTDRAQIIRISEPIKRHWAESMGLDLAELLSDSAYKEHYRKQMIEWSENRRREDYGVFCRAACSTIDRDICIVSDVRRRTDIRFFLETFGPERLRTVRIETSQDVRVSRGWRFESGIDDVQSECDLDEYDRWDLRLLNDGVAGVDEMLQRLYSIVEGIGSPT
- the LOC131281384 gene encoding membrane-associated protein Hem — encoded protein: MARQLNPSQQKIAEKLIILNDRGVGILTRIYNIKKACGDTKSKPGFLSEKSLESSIKFIVKRFPNIDVKGLAAIASIKTEIIKSLSLYYYTFVDLLDFKDNVCEILTTMDALQIHLDITLNFELTKNYLDLVTTYVSLMILLSRVEDRKAVLGLFNAAYEMQHSQSDQAFPRLGQMIIDYDMPVKKLAEEFIPHQKLLSSAINSLTKIYSMRNLSAEKWRELQVLSLIGTPAMLLKATKTDTMSCEYISLETLDRWVIFGLMLHHQALGQQGLVNNMWISALDSSWVVALFRDEVIYIHQYIQSNFEGLKGYGKRISEVKECYNQAIQKAALLHRERRKFLRTALKELALIMTDQPGLLGPKALLVFIGLCYARDEILWLLRHNDNPPVVKSKGKSTEDLVDRHLPELLFHMEELRALVRKYSQVMQRYYVQYLSGYDAIDLSYKMQQVQMCPEDESVILTALYKTVTSLSVKQVEDNEVFDFRAFRLDWFRLQTFMSAKSSIRITDYPDLARLLDSMVFHTKMVDYLDESLVETSDLSIFCFYNKMFEDQFHMCLEFPAQNRYIIAFPLICSHFQNCTHEMCPEERHHIRERSLSVVNMFLDEMAKEAKNIITTICDEQCMMADALLPKHCAKILSAAANRKKKDKNKNKHMDDIRRPGDESYRKTRELLTTMDKLHMALTELCYAINYCPTVNVWEYAFAPREYLCQHLETRFSRALVGMVMYSADTSEIAKPSELLASVRAYMNVLQTVENYVHIDITRVFNNCLLQQTQPQDSHGEKTIAALYNTWYSDALLRKVSGGNIVFSLNQKAFVSITPEGYIPFNPEEFSDFNELRALAELIGPYGIKLLNESLMWHIANQVQELKRLVVQNKEVLMILRSNFDKPEIMKEQFKRLQQVDNLLQRMTIIGVILSFRQLAQEALVDVLEQRVPFLLSSIKDFQEHVPGGDPLKTVSEMASAAGLKCKVDPALSNALKAQKPEPDDTDHPSICLLMVFVAVSIPKLAKNENSFYRASLEAHTNNTHCMAVAINNIFGAMFTICGQNDIEDRMKEFLALASSSLLRLGQESDKEAIKNRESIYLLLEQIVQESPFLTMDLLESCFPYALIRNAYHAVYKQEQLMH